One stretch of Streptomyces agglomeratus DNA includes these proteins:
- a CDS encoding RNA polymerase sigma factor yields the protein MGKGGERRRTQACDEELGAAVERAQQGDEDGFATAYRLVHPGLLGYVRGLAGEDAEDVTSEAWLEIARDLGRFRGDGAGFRGWTATIARHRALDHLRKQKRRPRTSVIEQDVLELPGRQDTADDAIEALSTGQALELIATLPREQAEAVLLRVVVGLDGPAAARVLGKRSGSVRTSAYRGLKRLAEQLADGGRAGVVTSAAPRTLKDET from the coding sequence GTGGGCAAGGGCGGGGAGCGGCGTCGTACACAGGCGTGCGACGAGGAGCTGGGGGCTGCCGTCGAGCGCGCCCAGCAGGGGGACGAGGACGGATTCGCGACGGCGTACCGGCTCGTGCATCCGGGGCTGCTCGGGTACGTACGGGGGCTGGCGGGTGAGGACGCCGAGGACGTGACGTCCGAGGCGTGGCTGGAGATCGCGCGCGACCTGGGGCGGTTCCGCGGTGACGGGGCGGGGTTCCGCGGCTGGACGGCGACCATCGCCCGCCACCGCGCGCTGGACCACCTGCGCAAGCAGAAGCGCAGGCCCCGTACCTCGGTGATCGAGCAGGACGTACTGGAGCTTCCCGGACGGCAGGACACCGCCGACGACGCGATCGAGGCGCTGTCGACCGGGCAGGCGCTGGAGCTGATCGCCACGCTGCCGCGCGAGCAGGCCGAGGCGGTGCTGCTGCGCGTGGTCGTCGGGCTCGACGGGCCCGCGGCGGCCCGCGTGCTGGGCAAGCGCAGCGGATCGGTGCGGACGTCGGCATACCGCGGGCTCAAGCGGCTGGCCGAGCAGCTGGCGGACGGCGGCCGGGCGGGCGTTGTGACGTCCGCGGCGCCGCGCACGCTGAAGGATGAGACATGA